From the genome of Deltaproteobacteria bacterium:
TCTACATGGGAGAAGCCGATATGCAACGTCAAGAGCCCAATGTGCGCCGCATGCGTCTTCTCGGGGCCGAAGTGCGCAAGGTCACAACGGGCTCGCGAACTTTGAAAGACGCTGTCAGCGAAGCTATGCGCGATTGGGTTACCAATTTGCAAACGACATATTATGTTTTGGGTTCAGCTCTGGGCCCTCACCCCTATCCTTTGATGGTGCGTGATTTTCAATCGGTGATTGGCCGCGAAGCTCGGGCACAGATTCTTGCACGAGAAAGTCGTTTGCCTGACGAGCTCATCGCTTGCGTAGGCGGCGGCAGCAATGCAATTGGACTCTTTCACGCGTTCATCGACGATAGAGACGTCGCCATGATCGGAGTTGAAGCCGGAGGTCAAGGATTTAAGCCGGGACAGCATGCGGCTCGCTTTCATGGTGGTGGGCTCGGTGTTTTTCAAGGAACCGAGACTTTTGTTCTGCAAGACAACGAGGGCCAAATTCTTCAAACCCACAGCATTTCGGCAGGTCTCGATTACGCAGCGGTCGGGCCAGAACACGCCCATTTGCGACAAATCGGTCGCGCTCAATATCATTCAGTTGGTGATGCGGCCGCGCTAGAGGCTTTTCAAATTCTTTCCCGGACTGAAGGAATTTTGCCGGCTCTCGAAAGTGCACACGCGATCGCTTATGCCCTGATCCGCGCCAGAGAAGCTAAAGTGGGATCCATTTTCATTGTGAACTTATCGGGGCGTGGCGATAAAGACATGGATATCGTCGAAGCCGCGCTTAAGGGGGCTTCGTGCTAAATCAGTTTAAAAAAAGTCTCATTCCATTTGTGATGGCGGGATACCCTAGTTTTGAAGAGTCTTTACGATATTCCATTGTGCTCATCGAAGAAGGTGCAACCGCATTGGAAGTGGGTGTTCCCTATTCCGACCCGTTGGCAGATGGTCCTGTGATTCAACATGCGGCTCATGTGGCTTTAAGCAACGGGACAAATTTGAATACGGTTTTTTCGCTGGTACGTGAAATTAAAAAGCTACATCCAAATTTTCCGATTATACTGTTCACATATTTGAATCCGATTCTTCGTTATGGACTTAAAAACTATGTTCGAAGCGCCGTTCAAGCGGGTGCTGATGCAACTCTTTGTGTCGATCTTCCACCCGAGGAAGCTGATGCGTACGTCCAATTTCACCGCGAGGTAAATTTAAATACGGTTTTTCTGGCCTCGCCGACAACAAGTCCAGAACGTCTTAAGCAGATCGCTTTATTTTCGACGAGTTTTCTTTATTACGTTTCGCGACCGGGAGTAACGGGCGAAGCCGCGCAAGTGTCCTCGACGCTCGCGCACGAATTAAGCGCGATCCGGGCTGAAGTTTCGCTACCTGTAGCTGTGGGCTTCGGAATTTCTACGCCGGAACAAGCCGGTACAGTTTCAAAATACGCAGATGCCGTTGTCATCGGTAGCCGTTTTTTGAGTTTGATGGCCTTAGGTCACGAAGCAGAACCGCAGATTCGCGCTTTGGCGAGGAATTCGATCCTAGCGATGAACAGAGGGGATCAAAAATGAATCCACGTGCATGGGCTCCCGGCAGTTGGAGGTCGCTCTCGGTTGCGCAAGCGCCCGCTTACGAGAATCTACAAGAATTAAAAGAAATAGAGGATCGTCTGAGCTCATACCCTCCTCTTGTATTCGAGGGTGAAGTGCGCAGACTCAGAGAACAGCTTGCACAAGTTGAGAGCGGCGTAGCTTTTTTGCTCCAAGGTGGCGATTGCGCCGAAAGTTTTAATGATTTTCGTCCTGAGACAATCCGCAATAGCTTTCGTGCTCTCTTGCAAATGGCAGTGGTCTTAACTTTTGGGTCGAAGAAGCCCGTCGTCAAAATCGGCCGCGTCGCCGGCCAATACGCGAAACCACGAAGTTCTTCAACCGAAACGCGTGGAACAGAGACTTTGCCAGCCTACCGAGGGGATATTATCAATGGCTTTGGATTTTCTGTCGAAGAGAGGCGCTTTGATCCTAAAAGAATGGAGAAGGCCTATTTTCACTCGGCAGCCACCTTAAATCTACTTCGCGCTTATGCGAAAGGAGGTTTCGCGGATCTCCATCACGTCTCAGGTTGGAATCTCGACTTTGTCCAAACAGATCAACGATACGAGCATATCCTGACACGTCTGAATGAAACAATAGCGTTTTTGAATGCGACTGGAATGCCGAAAGAGCACCTGCAGACGATTGAGCTATTCACCTCACACGAAGCCCTTTTGCTCAACTACGAACAGGCATTGGTTCGAAAAGACGCGATGACGGATGATGCATATGCAGGTTCAGCCCACATGCTTTGGATCGGCGAACGTACTCGGCAGTCGAACGGAGCGCACATTGAATTTGCCCGCGGAATCACGAATCCACTAGGTTTGAAGTGTGGTCCGGAGATGCGGCCCGACGAGCTTTTGCGGATTATCGACATATTAAACCCAGACAATCTGCCGGGACGATTGACGTTGATTCCACGGATGGGTGTCGGGCGTATTGGTGATGTTCTTCCGAAGCTCATTCGTCGAGTCAAAGGCGAAGGTCGCCGTGTGGTCTGGTGTTGCGATCCGATGCATGGGAATACCTCGACGACAACCAGCGGAATTAAAACTCGTTCATTTGATGACATACTTCAAGAGACGCGCTCGTTTTTTGATATTCATGACTCGGAACAGACCTATGCAGGAGGAGTTCATTTTGAGCTGACAGGTCGCGATGTTTTTGAATGCACAGGAGGGTCCCAAAAG
Proteins encoded in this window:
- the trpA gene encoding tryptophan synthase subunit alpha, translating into MLNQFKKSLIPFVMAGYPSFEESLRYSIVLIEEGATALEVGVPYSDPLADGPVIQHAAHVALSNGTNLNTVFSLVREIKKLHPNFPIILFTYLNPILRYGLKNYVRSAVQAGADATLCVDLPPEEADAYVQFHREVNLNTVFLASPTTSPERLKQIALFSTSFLYYVSRPGVTGEAAQVSSTLAHELSAIRAEVSLPVAVGFGISTPEQAGTVSKYADAVVIGSRFLSLMALGHEAEPQIRALARNSILAMNRGDQK
- a CDS encoding 3-deoxy-7-phosphoheptulonate synthase class II, with protein sequence MNPRAWAPGSWRSLSVAQAPAYENLQELKEIEDRLSSYPPLVFEGEVRRLREQLAQVESGVAFLLQGGDCAESFNDFRPETIRNSFRALLQMAVVLTFGSKKPVVKIGRVAGQYAKPRSSSTETRGTETLPAYRGDIINGFGFSVEERRFDPKRMEKAYFHSAATLNLLRAYAKGGFADLHHVSGWNLDFVQTDQRYEHILTRLNETIAFLNATGMPKEHLQTIELFTSHEALLLNYEQALVRKDAMTDDAYAGSAHMLWIGERTRQSNGAHIEFARGITNPLGLKCGPEMRPDELLRIIDILNPDNLPGRLTLIPRMGVGRIGDVLPKLIRRVKGEGRRVVWCCDPMHGNTSTTTSGIKTRSFDDILQETRSFFDIHDSEQTYAGGVHFELTGRDVFECTGGSQKIIAEQLKTERYETLCDPRLNASQALELAFQLVR
- the trpB gene encoding tryptophan synthase subunit beta, which gives rise to MNSMHLMQKGRFGDFGGRFVPETLMAPILELESMYREAQLDDAFQNELSQILKDFVGRETPLDYAARLSALAGGNARIYLKREDLAHTGAHKINNAVGQILLAKRMGKTRIIAETGAGQHGVATAAVAARFGLACVVYMGEADMQRQEPNVRRMRLLGAEVRKVTTGSRTLKDAVSEAMRDWVTNLQTTYYVLGSALGPHPYPLMVRDFQSVIGREARAQILARESRLPDELIACVGGGSNAIGLFHAFIDDRDVAMIGVEAGGQGFKPGQHAARFHGGGLGVFQGTETFVLQDNEGQILQTHSISAGLDYAAVGPEHAHLRQIGRAQYHSVGDAAALEAFQILSRTEGILPALESAHAIAYALIRAREAKVGSIFIVNLSGRGDKDMDIVEAALKGASC